One window of the Terriglobales bacterium genome contains the following:
- a CDS encoding M14 family zinc carboxypeptidase translates to MLRFMAVTLSLFQLLTTLLWSQNNVAPDVAQPGSIEAIAAATGDKRFMSPWVSYLPASATVPSPLTFFGRITGAPGEFANTAQAQAYCRMLAAVSPRVRVFTIGRSEEGREILMVAIADEAGIRDLDRLRAATAALADPRTTDPAAAERIIQNARPIYYFNAGLHSDESGSTEATLELAYRLAVSEQPMIKRIREQMVVLLNPVSNPDGRDKVVEWFYRYLKGKTDYASLPRQSPPYWSKYASVDINRDSHQATHETTKAVRRMFFDWHPVVVHDIHEGMPMLMSWNGTGPYNPNVDPITYGEFLAMSFHEVETMTAMGMPGVATWNFGEAFSHFYLDSVAMNHNSTGRGYETWGNGTAETVKRIVDPAEMTKEWYRPLPPTTREVTWSARDNLNYTETGALAVLDYSAGRAKEMLRNFYTKGWNSWQKGLNEPPYAFLIPQDQGDHTRVAQMVERLMGQHIEVAQTKAPLKLKEGSFAAGTYVVPLDQPYRNYAVDLLAPQHYPKDSNEPYDDVSWELPANFHLQAIPTADVSVRSAALTPLTEPPHPAGNVNGAGPVFLLKDTGQEALLAARYRLASFGIEIAERAFKVGGTDFPAGSWILPAQAGLADAVRQTASELGLDFTSTSAVPDVQHHAAKAARIGVWVPWADTDSIGWIRYSLDQRKVPYTYLRDEDIRAGALRNRVDVIVYGHVDLELAEQIQGLPKRWSPMPFKKTPKTPSFGTPAETDDITGGIGWEGLGQLQQFVEDGGLLVTLGSGSMLPLEAGIVRGVRRAAGGVPRSTQGGGGASAAAAQTAPTRTPGAHVRVTFDRPDHPLAYGYSPRTWVFRQNFPLYDVPRHWLRMAYCTTCLDGPEDRSGIVMEWGDREGAPFVVSGQAWGEDRLVGRPAILDMPVAHGHVVSFNFNPLHRDMNRGDHRLVWNAILNWQAIVAGQR, encoded by the coding sequence CATACTGCCGCATGCTTGCGGCGGTTTCGCCGAGAGTACGAGTGTTTACCATCGGGCGCAGCGAGGAAGGGCGAGAGATCCTCATGGTAGCGATTGCGGACGAAGCCGGAATTCGCGACCTTGATCGCCTGAGAGCGGCAACCGCAGCCTTAGCGGATCCGCGCACTACTGATCCTGCGGCCGCAGAGCGCATTATTCAAAACGCGCGGCCGATTTACTACTTCAATGCTGGACTGCACTCAGATGAATCAGGCTCTACTGAGGCGACTTTGGAATTGGCTTATCGTCTGGCCGTGTCCGAACAGCCGATGATCAAGCGGATCCGTGAGCAGATGGTTGTCCTTCTGAATCCCGTTTCGAATCCCGACGGACGAGACAAGGTGGTGGAGTGGTTCTATCGGTATCTGAAGGGCAAGACCGATTACGCATCGTTGCCCCGGCAGTCGCCGCCCTATTGGTCGAAATATGCGTCTGTGGACATCAACCGCGACTCCCATCAGGCAACTCACGAGACTACGAAGGCGGTCCGTCGTATGTTTTTTGATTGGCACCCAGTCGTCGTGCATGACATTCATGAGGGTATGCCGATGCTGATGAGTTGGAATGGCACCGGCCCGTACAACCCCAATGTTGACCCTATTACCTACGGCGAATTTCTGGCCATGAGCTTTCATGAAGTCGAGACCATGACCGCGATGGGAATGCCGGGAGTCGCGACCTGGAACTTCGGGGAAGCATTCAGCCATTTTTACCTTGATTCCGTGGCCATGAACCATAACAGCACGGGCCGGGGCTACGAGACTTGGGGAAACGGAACGGCGGAGACGGTGAAACGTATTGTTGATCCGGCAGAGATGACCAAGGAATGGTATCGGCCGTTGCCGCCGACAACCCGGGAAGTGACCTGGTCGGCGCGCGACAACTTGAATTACACAGAGACGGGCGCGCTCGCCGTGCTGGATTACAGCGCCGGCAGGGCCAAGGAAATGCTGCGGAATTTTTACACAAAGGGATGGAACTCCTGGCAGAAGGGATTGAACGAGCCGCCATACGCGTTTCTGATTCCGCAGGACCAAGGTGACCACACGCGCGTAGCCCAGATGGTGGAGCGGTTGATGGGGCAACACATTGAGGTCGCACAAACGAAAGCGCCACTCAAACTGAAGGAGGGCAGCTTTGCTGCGGGTACCTATGTGGTGCCCCTGGACCAGCCATATCGCAACTATGCAGTGGACCTGCTAGCGCCGCAGCATTATCCCAAGGACAGCAATGAACCCTATGACGACGTGTCCTGGGAGCTGCCGGCGAACTTTCACCTGCAGGCGATTCCAACAGCCGACGTGTCGGTGCGTTCAGCGGCGCTGACACCCTTGACCGAGCCGCCGCACCCAGCGGGAAATGTGAACGGCGCCGGTCCAGTGTTTCTGTTGAAGGACACAGGCCAGGAGGCGCTTCTTGCTGCGCGATATCGGCTTGCGAGTTTCGGAATTGAGATTGCCGAGCGCGCCTTCAAAGTGGGCGGAACCGACTTCCCTGCGGGCTCGTGGATACTTCCGGCGCAAGCGGGATTAGCTGATGCCGTTCGCCAGACTGCATCTGAGCTAGGCCTGGACTTCACCAGCACATCTGCGGTTCCTGACGTGCAACATCATGCGGCCAAGGCGGCCCGCATCGGCGTCTGGGTGCCATGGGCGGATACGGACTCCATCGGATGGATTCGCTACTCGCTCGATCAGCGCAAGGTGCCCTACACCTATTTGCGTGATGAAGACATCAGAGCCGGCGCGCTGCGCAATCGGGTTGACGTGATTGTCTATGGGCATGTGGACCTGGAGCTGGCCGAGCAAATCCAGGGACTGCCCAAGCGCTGGAGCCCGATGCCGTTCAAGAAGACGCCAAAAACTCCGAGCTTCGGAACGCCGGCAGAAACGGATGACATCACGGGTGGGATCGGATGGGAAGGCCTGGGGCAGCTGCAGCAGTTTGTAGAAGATGGTGGATTGCTGGTCACGCTGGGCAGCGGCTCAATGCTTCCCTTGGAAGCGGGAATCGTCCGCGGGGTGCGGCGCGCGGCCGGTGGTGTGCCTCGCAGCACTCAGGGCGGCGGTGGAGCATCGGCAGCGGCGGCACAGACCGCCCCGACCCGCACCCCCGGCGCGCATGTGCGGGTGACTTTCGATCGCCCCGACCATCCGTTGGCTTATGGCTATTCGCCGCGCACCTGGGTTTTTCGGCAGAACTTTCCCCTGTACGACGTGCCGCGTCACTGGCTGCGGATGGCCTATTGCACCACCTGTCTGGATGGGCCGGAGGACCGCAGCGGAATTGTCATGGAGTGGGGAGATCGCGAGGGCGCGCCGTTTGTGGTAAGCGGACAAGCCTGGGGCGAAGACCGGCTCGTTGGTCGACCGGCAATCCTCGACATGCCCGTCGCGCATGGGCATGTAGTAAGTTTCAACTTCAACCCGCTGCATCGCGACATGAATCGCGGCGATCATCGCCTGGTGTGGAACGCGATCCTGAACTGGCAGGCGATTGTGGCGGGGCAGCGATAA